The sequence CGAACAACCCACTGTTTACATCAGCTCTTTAACTCAGGGAAACGCATCGCAACGACGGTTCTTTAAGGCACGCTCGTTGCGGCCGGCAATGATCAGACTCACTCGAGCACAACGCAATAGCTACTGCGCGACTGAATATGACCAGAACAGCCCGACGCGTCATATCTTAGCCGCAACCACAAGCAAGCGAAACGCCCTTGTTAGAGCCCTCCACTCAAACCGCCGCGAGCACCTGAGGTTGGGCCCCCATCAAAGGTGTCAGCGGATCCTTCAGCCACCTCTGCACCACCGGCCATACTTCGGCCTGGGCGGCTTTGCTGACCAGCATCTCCACATGCCCGAAATCACCGGTAAATCCTTGCTTGCGTCCCAGGCACAGATACTGACGGTGCTCGGAACCAATTTGTTCGAACAGTTTGCGGCAGGCCCAATCCGGGTCCTGATGATCACCGGCGGCGCTCACCGCCAGAATCGGCACATCCACCTCAGCCAAGCCCTTCCACCAGTCACTTTCGGCGTCGCCAAAGCGCCCGAACAAGCCGTGCCAACGCATGGTTTCCAGGGCCAGGCCGATGGGTTCGTCTTCCGGGCCGCGCTTGAGCCTGGAACCGGACAACTGGGAGAAATGTTTCAAAATAAATCGTCCGCCCCACGCCACCGGTGGAATCTTCAATGGCCACCAGGTTCGACTGACCTGACAACCAAACAAGGCCACCGAGGCCACCGTCGGAGCGCCCAGATACTGACCACCCAACGCGGCTGCCAGGGTAATACCCCCCAATGAATGACCGATCCAATGGGGAATCTGCCCGCTCTGCTCACGAACAAACGCGGCAATGGCAGGCAAATCGTAGCGAGCATAGTCAGCCACGCGGTTTTTAGCGTAGTCCTGGTTACGCCGGGACAAGCCATGGCCACGCATTTCCGGGATCCACACGTCAAACCCCTGCCGCGCCAGACAGGCGCCCAGACCGATCCCCTTGGGCGAATACCAAAACCGTCGGTTGGAGAAGCTGCCATGCAATAGCACCACCGGTACGCCCCGGTTTTCCGGGGCATCGGCCTGACCCAGTCGGGTCACGGCCAGCTCGACAGTGCCATCTGGGCTGTTGCCGGGCTTGAGGCGATAAACATCTTCACTCAGGTCGCCACGACGCTCAGCGCTGATCAAGGCGACGGGAAACAGGTTGCTGCTGCTTTGCATAATGCTCTTGCACAAAAAAGGGCGGCGTCCGGATGGAGTTCCGCCCTGTACAGAATGAGAAATGCCGGCCAACCGTAACGGTTGACCGGCACTTTTGATGTTACTACCTATGCTGGCGCTTGAGCTTCCGCCAGGAAGAACCAGGTTTCCAGCACGGAATCAGGGTTCAGCGAGACGCTTTCGATGCCCTGTTCCATCAGCCATTTGGCCAGGTCCGGGTGATCGGAAGGGCCTTGGCCACAGATACCGATGTACTTGCCGGCCTTGTTACACGCCTGAATGGCATTGGCCAGCAGCTTCTTGACCGCAGGATTACGCTCGTCGAACAGGTGAGCGATGATCCCCGAGTCGCGGTCCAGGCCCAGGGTCAGTTGGGTCAGGTCGTTGGAGCCGATGGAGAAGCCGTCGAAGAACTCCAGGAACTCTTCGGCCAGGATGGCGTTGGACGGCAGTTCGCACATCATGATAACGCGCAGACCGTTCTCGCCACGGGACAGACCGTTTTCGGCCAGCAGGTCAACGACCTGGCTTGCCTCGCCCAAGGTGCGTACGAACGGCACCATGATTTCGACGTTGGTCAGGCCCATCTCGTTGCGCACGCGCTTGAGCGCACGGCATTCGAGCTCGAAGCAGTCACGGAAGGCTTCGCTGATGTAACGCGAGGCCCCACGGAAGCCCAGCATCGGGTTTTCTTCTTCCGGCTCGTAGAGCTTGCCGCCGATCAGGTTGGCGTATTCGTTGGACTTGAAGTCCGACAGGCGCACGATGACCTTCTTCGGGTAGAACGCCGCCGCCAGGGTACTGATGCCTTCCACCAGCTTCTCGACGTAGAAGCCCACCGGGTCGTTGTAGCCGGCGATGCGCTTGTCGACGCTTTCCTTGATGTCCTGCGGCAGGCCGTCGTAGTTCAACAGCGCCTTGGGGTGCACGCCGATCATGCGGTTGATGATGAATTCCAGGCGGGCCAAGCCCACACCAGCGTTCGGCAACTGGGCAAAATCGAAAGCTCGGTCGGGGTTACCGACGTTCATCATGATCTTGAACGGCAGGTCCGGCATGGCGTCGATGGAGTTCTGCTTGATGTCGAAGCCCAGTTCACCTTCAAAGATGAAGCCGGTGTCGCCTTCGGCGCAGGAAACGGTCACGCCCTGGCCGTCTTTCAACAACTGGGTAGCGTTGCCGCAACCGACGACTGCCGGAATCCCCAGCTCACGGGCGATGATCGCCGCGTGGCAGGTACGCCCACCACGGTTGGTGACGATAGCGCTGGCGCGCTTCATGACCGGCTCCCAATCCGGGTCGGTCATGTCGGAGACCAACACGTCACCTGGCTGAACCTTGTCCATCTCGGACACGTCCTTGATGATCCGCACCTTGCCGGCGCCAATGCGCTGGCCGATGGCACGGCCTTCCACCAACACGGTACCGGTTTCTTTCAACAAGTAGCGTTCCATGACGTTGGCCGAGGTGCGGCTCTTCACGGTTTCAGGACGGGCCTGAACGATGTACAGCTTGCCGTCGTCGCCGTCTTTGGCCCATTCGATGTCCATCGGGCACTTATAGTGCTTCTCGATGATCATTGCCTGTTTGGCCAGTTCGCTGACTTCAGCGTCGCTCAGGCAGAAACGCGCGCGTTCGGCCTTGTCGACATCAACGGTTTTCACCGAGCGACCGGCCTTGGCCTCGTCGCCGTAGATCATCTTGATGGCCTTGCTGCCCAGGTTGCGGCGCAGGATCGCCGGGCGACCGGCCTCAAGGGTGTGCTTGTGGACGTAGAATTCGTCCGGGTTGACCGCGCCTTGTACGACGGTTTCCCCGAGGCCGTAGGCGCCGGTGATGAATACCACGTCACGGAAGCCCGATTCGGTGTCCAGGGTGAACATGACGCCGGCAGTGCCGGTTTCCGAACGCACCATGCGTTGCACACCCGCAGACAGGGCCACCAGCTTGTGGTCGAACCCCTGGTGTACGCGGTAGGAAATGGCGCGGTCGTTAAAGAGGGAGGCAAACACTTCCTTGGCCGCGCGGATGACGTTTTCCACGCCGCGAATGTTCAGGAAAGTCTCTTGCTGGCCGGCGAAGGAGGCGTCGGGCAGGTCTTCGGCGGTAGCCGAGGAACGCACAGCGACAGCCATGTCCGGGTTACCGGCCGACAGCGTGGCGAACGCGGTGCGGATCTCGGCGTTGAGCTTCTCGGGGAACTCGGCTTCCATGATCCATTGACGGATCTGGGCGCCAGTCTTGGCCAGGGCATTGACGTCATCGACGTCCAGCGCATCGAGGGCCGCGTGAATCTGATCGTTGAGGCCGCTCAACTCGAGGAAATCACGGTAAGCCTGGGCCGTAGTGGCGAAGCCACCGGGCACCGAAACACCTGCGCCCGCAAGATTACTGATCATCTCGCCCAGGGATGCGTTCTTGCCCCCCACATGCTCTACATCATGGACGCCGAGCTTATCGAGGGAAACTACGTACTCTACCAAGGTGATCTCTCCACTAACTATGTTGGAAAAGCTCAGGACGCCGGTCGCTCAGTAGGAGCAAACACCTGCGCTTGTGGCCTGGACCTGGAAAATAAGTGAGAATGCGGCCCACTGCGGGACGGCAAAATCGCGCCTATCATATCCAAGATTCGTCATCAGCTTAAGGCCCAAGGCTCAAATGAAACGATCTGCTTTCTTTATCTCCGACGGCACCGGCATTACTGCCGAAACCCTGGGTCAAAGCCTCTTGGCGCAGTTCGAAAACATTACCTTCAGCAAATTCACGCGACCCTATATCGATAGCGTGGATAAAGCGCGAGCCATGGTACAACAAATCAATCTGGCCGCCGAAAAAGACGGTTTTCGTCCGATCATTTTCGACACCATCGTCAATCAAGACATTCGTGAGATCCTCGCAACTTCGAATGGTTTCATGATCGACATCTTCTCGACCTTCCTGGCGCCTTTGGAACAGGAGTTGAGTGAACACTCCTCCTACTCGGTAGGCAAGTCCCATTCCATTGGCCACAACTCCAACTATATGGAGCGGATCGAGGCGGTGAACTTCGCCCTGGACAATGACGACGGCGCCCGCACTCACTACTACGACAAGGCCGACCTGATCCTGGTCGGTGTATCCCGCTGCGGCAAGACCCCGACCTGCCTCTATATGGCCATGCAATTCGGCATTCGCGCGGCCAACTACCCGCTGACCGAAGACGACATGGAACACCTGACGCTGCCGGCCGCCTTGCGCGCCCACCAGCACAAGCTGTTCGGCCTGACTATCGACCCGGACCGCCTCACCGCCATTCGTAACGAGCGCAAGCCCAACAGCCGCTACTCCAGCTATGCCCAGTGTGAGTTTGAAGTGCGGGAAGTGGAAAATCTGTTCCGGCGCGAGAATATTGCGCACATCAATTCCACGCATTTTTCGGTGGAAGAGATTTCGGCGAAGATTCTGGTGGAAAAAGGGGTCGAGCGGCGCTTCAAGTAACTTTATGGCCTGACCTGACGCCATCGCAGGCAAGCCAGCTCCCACAGTTAACCGAGTTCGACGATACGACGCGGTGAATGTGGGAGCTGGCTTGCCTGCGATGAACGATAACTCGGTCCCCGCCTATAAATGAAACCGCCCCCCGCCCTGTCCCAACGCCGTCGCCAAGGCATCAAACCCCTCCCGCAACAACTGATCATCCCCGGACGTATTGCAGATACTCGCCCGAATAAACTGCGGCACTGCGGTTTGCCCGACGGCAAACGCCTCCGCCGTCGCGATCAGGTAATTGTTCTGCTTGAGTTCGGCCTCGATTTCCGAGGCCCGCCAAGGCTCCGGGACTTCGATCCAAAAATGTGGGCTGTTGAGGTGAGTACGGTATTCAAGGCCGGCCAGCAGGCCTTCAACCAGCGCCTTGCGTCGGCTGATCTCGTTGATTTGCTGGTGCAGCAAATACTCCGCCGTGCCGTTTTCGATCCATTGGGTGGCCAGTTCCAGGGTCACTGGCGTCGCCATCCAGCAGGTAGAACGCAGGGCCGCAGAGATACGACTGACCAGCGCTGGTGGTGCATGTACGTAACCCACACGCAAGCCTGCCGACACCGCCTTGCTCAGGCTGCTGATCAGAATCGTGCGTTCCGGGGCGAAATGGCTCAGCGGTGGCGGCCGGTCTTCCACCAATACGCCATGGGCCTCGTCTTCGAGGATCAGCAAGTTGTGTTCCCGGCAGACCTTGACCAACGCCTCACGCCGGGCGACCGACAGCACCGCCGTCGTAGGATTCTGGATCGTCGGCGTGCAGTACAAGGCCGACACCCGGTGATTGCGGCAGACCTCATCCACCGCACTCGGTAGCAGCCCTTCGTCATCCATCTCCAGGCCAATCAAACGTATGCCAAGCATGCGCGCGGCAGTGATCAACCCTGGGTAGGTCAGTTGTTCCGTTACCACGGTGTCCCCGGCCCGTAACAACGCCATCATGGCGCACAACAGCCCGTGCTGGCCGCCATTGACGCAAATCACCTGCTCGGGAATCGGATAGAAGTCGCGCTGGGTCAGCCATTGGGCGCCGGCAGCGCGGTAACGGGGCAAACCGGCATCCGGGGTGTACGCGCTGATGTCCTGCAAGAACTTGCCGTTATTGGCCAGGGTTTGAAAGCTCTGCGCCAGGAATGTCGTCTCCTGCCCCGGGATATGCATGTTGCGGCTCATGTCGAAGTATTGCCGCGGCTCCTCGCTGAAGTTACGGAAGCCCTCATCCCGTTGGCGCTCCATCCCACGCTTGCGCACAAAAGTGCCATCGCCGACCCGCGCCACCACCAAACCCAGGCGTTCCAGCTCACCGTAGGCCCGACTGATGGTACCGATGGTGACGCCCAGATTGTCGGAAAGCACCCGATGGGGCGGCAGTTTTCGTCCCGGTTCAATCAAGCCTTCAAGGATGCCCCGCTCCATGACATCGGACAGGCGTTTGTACTTGACGCCCTGACCGCTGGACAGCCCCTCACGCATAATTGACACCATGTCAATATTTGTTTTGACAGTCATCATTCGCCCAAATAGTGTGCTTTAACGGGTTCAATCACCGGATTAAGGATCTCAATATAGAGGTCAATTCCGTATCAGGGAAGCAATGTCACGATGCCAATGTCCGCCGTCTTAGAAAACACTGAAAAAACAAAAACACGCAAACAGTGGCTGGCCGGCCTGATCACCAGTGTGATGTTTCTGATTGTCTGCCTGAGCTGGGGAACCACCTGGCTGGGGATCAAGATCGCGGTGGAGAGTGTGCCGCCGCTGACCTCGGCCGGCCTGCGCTTCCTGATCGCCTTCCCGCTGTTCCTGTGTTTCGCCATGGTGCGCCGCGAGCCAATCCTGTTCCCTCGGGAGAGTCGCTGGTTCTTCGTGTTCGTGACCCTTTCCTACTTCAGTGTTCCTTATTACCTGCTCAACTACGGCGAGATGCATGTCTCGTCCGGCCTCACCGCCCTACTGTTCAGTTGCATGCCCGTATTCATCCTGATTTTTTCTGCGCTGTTTTTGCGTGAGCGCATCTACTTTTCCCAAGTGGTCGGCATCGGCATCGGTTTCGCCAGCCTCTACATGATCATCAAGAGCCAGGGCCTGCACCTTGACCATGCCGAGTTCTTCGGAGTGCTGGCGATTCTCGCCGCCGCGATCATGCATGCCTTGTGCTATGTCATCACCAAGCAAAAAGGCAGTGCCATCAGCGTCATTACCTACAACACCCTACCCATTGGCATCGCCGGTCTGATGCTGTTTCTCGCCGGGCTGTGGTTTGAAACCCCAACATTCGAAGACATCACCCTGCGCTCTTGGAGCGCCCTGTTCTACCTGGGGCTGGTGGCGTCGGTCGGTGGTTTTATCGTGTATTTCATGCTGCTCAAGCGCCTGAGCCCAATTATCTTGTCTTTCGTCTTTATCATTTTCCCGGTATTCGCCGTGATCATCGGCGCCTGGTACGAAGGCGTGGAAATTTCCAAGGACCTAATGCTGTACTCGGCGATCCTGCTGGCCGGCTTTGCGATCACCAAACTGCCCGTCGAAAAGCTCCTGGCCAAGAAAAACTGACATGAACGCCCTCACCCCTTCCGCCCTGGACCAGATCTACGCCCACGCGAGCCGCACCTACCCCGAAGAGTGTTGCGGCTTCGTCTTCGCGGATGGCAGCGTGTACCTGGGCAGCAATATCCAGAATGAATTGCACCGCAAGAATCCAGAGATGTACCCACGCAGTGCAGCCAACGGTTACACCTTCGCGGTGGCCGATACGCTGATGATGAACAAGGCTTTTCGCAGTGATAACCCGGTGGTAGTGATCTACCACTCCCATCCTGACGTCGGTGCCTATTTCAGCGACGAGGACCAAGACAAAGCCTTGTTCATGGGCGAACCGATCTACCCCGTCAGCTACCTGGTGGTGGATGTTCGCCAGGCCAAGCCCCAAGGTTCAAAGCTGTTTGCCTGGGATGGCAGCAGCTTTGCCCGCAAACCCTTCAACGACCTGCAAATGGAGTTGTGCATGAACGCTGTATCTTTCCCCGACATCCTGGTGCGTGTGGCCAAGCTGCCCGAATCGACCCTTGAGGGTGCCGGATCGACATTGCGCGAAGTCATTGAAAACCTCTGCGACAGCTACCCGCAATTGCGTGCGCATCTGTTCCACGAGAAAAACAACCAGCTCAAGGAACACTTCCTGTTTACCGCCGGGGAAGAGCTGATTGAGGCCGATGAACGGTTGCCCGAGTCGGCAAAAATCGAAGTCCTGCTCGCCACCTCGGGTGGCATGGACGTCGACCAACTGAGCAATGAAGAAGTGCAGCGCTACGTGCGCCATATCACCCTTCCCGGCGTGGGTCGCGAAGGCCAGTTGAACCTGAAAAAAGCCAAGGTGCTGATCATCGGCACCGGCGGCCTGGGTTCGCCCATCAGCCTGTACTTGGCGGCAGCCGGTATCGGCACCCTGGGGCTGGTGGACTTTGACGTGGTGGAAAGCAGCAACCTGCAACGCCAAATCGTCCATAGCAACAGCACGTTGGGGATGTCCAAGGTCGAGTCTGCCAAACAGCGCCTGCAAGACCTGAACAGCCACATCCAGATCAATGCCCACAACACAGCCTTGAATGCCGACAACGCCCTGGAGCTGGTGGGCGCCTATGACCTGGTGATCGACGGCACCGATAATTTTGAAACCCGCTATCTGGTCAACGACGCCTGCGTGCAACTGGGTAAACCCCTGGTGTACGGCGCCATCTACCGTTTCGACGGCCAGATCAGCGTTCTTAACTACAAAGGCGGCCCGTGTTATCGCTGCCTGTTTCCCCACGCACCACCGGCAGAGCTGGCACCCAATTGCAGTTCCGGCGGTGTGATCGGCGTGCTGCCGGGTGTGATCGGGATGATCCAGGCCACCGAGGCGATCAAGCTGCTGATCGGGATTGGCGAACCTTTGTCAGGCCGATTGATGCGCTTCGATGCCCTGGCAATGAAGTTCAGCGAAATCCGCTTCAAGCGCCGTGCTGACTGCCCGTGCTGCTCCGAACTGCGCCGCA is a genomic window of Pseudomonas sp. ADAK18 containing:
- a CDS encoding alpha/beta fold hydrolase, translating into MQSSSNLFPVALISAERRGDLSEDVYRLKPGNSPDGTVELAVTRLGQADAPENRGVPVVLLHGSFSNRRFWYSPKGIGLGACLARQGFDVWIPEMRGHGLSRRNQDYAKNRVADYARYDLPAIAAFVREQSGQIPHWIGHSLGGITLAAALGGQYLGAPTVASVALFGCQVSRTWWPLKIPPVAWGGRFILKHFSQLSGSRLKRGPEDEPIGLALETMRWHGLFGRFGDAESDWWKGLAEVDVPILAVSAAGDHQDPDWACRKLFEQIGSEHRQYLCLGRKQGFTGDFGHVEMLVSKAAQAEVWPVVQRWLKDPLTPLMGAQPQVLAAV
- the ppsA gene encoding phosphoenolpyruvate synthase; the protein is MVEYVVSLDKLGVHDVEHVGGKNASLGEMISNLAGAGVSVPGGFATTAQAYRDFLELSGLNDQIHAALDALDVDDVNALAKTGAQIRQWIMEAEFPEKLNAEIRTAFATLSAGNPDMAVAVRSSATAEDLPDASFAGQQETFLNIRGVENVIRAAKEVFASLFNDRAISYRVHQGFDHKLVALSAGVQRMVRSETGTAGVMFTLDTESGFRDVVFITGAYGLGETVVQGAVNPDEFYVHKHTLEAGRPAILRRNLGSKAIKMIYGDEAKAGRSVKTVDVDKAERARFCLSDAEVSELAKQAMIIEKHYKCPMDIEWAKDGDDGKLYIVQARPETVKSRTSANVMERYLLKETGTVLVEGRAIGQRIGAGKVRIIKDVSEMDKVQPGDVLVSDMTDPDWEPVMKRASAIVTNRGGRTCHAAIIARELGIPAVVGCGNATQLLKDGQGVTVSCAEGDTGFIFEGELGFDIKQNSIDAMPDLPFKIMMNVGNPDRAFDFAQLPNAGVGLARLEFIINRMIGVHPKALLNYDGLPQDIKESVDKRIAGYNDPVGFYVEKLVEGISTLAAAFYPKKVIVRLSDFKSNEYANLIGGKLYEPEEENPMLGFRGASRYISEAFRDCFELECRALKRVRNEMGLTNVEIMVPFVRTLGEASQVVDLLAENGLSRGENGLRVIMMCELPSNAILAEEFLEFFDGFSIGSNDLTQLTLGLDRDSGIIAHLFDERNPAVKKLLANAIQACNKAGKYIGICGQGPSDHPDLAKWLMEQGIESVSLNPDSVLETWFFLAEAQAPA
- the moeB gene encoding molybdopterin-synthase adenylyltransferase MoeB, which codes for MNALTPSALDQIYAHASRTYPEECCGFVFADGSVYLGSNIQNELHRKNPEMYPRSAANGYTFAVADTLMMNKAFRSDNPVVVIYHSHPDVGAYFSDEDQDKALFMGEPIYPVSYLVVDVRQAKPQGSKLFAWDGSSFARKPFNDLQMELCMNAVSFPDILVRVAKLPESTLEGAGSTLREVIENLCDSYPQLRAHLFHEKNNQLKEHFLFTAGEELIEADERLPESAKIEVLLATSGGMDVDQLSNEEVQRYVRHITLPGVGREGQLNLKKAKVLIIGTGGLGSPISLYLAAAGIGTLGLVDFDVVESSNLQRQIVHSNSTLGMSKVESAKQRLQDLNSHIQINAHNTALNADNALELVGAYDLVIDGTDNFETRYLVNDACVQLGKPLVYGAIYRFDGQISVLNYKGGPCYRCLFPHAPPAELAPNCSSGGVIGVLPGVIGMIQATEAIKLLIGIGEPLSGRLMRFDALAMKFSEIRFKRRADCPCCSELRRNEQPAAAVCADAVATAPALAEERYIKPRVLKQLLEQHRSADILLDVRDASELEVCKLPGVLHIPLAELDGQLDSLSRDNTHYLICYAGTRAEQAASTLLAAGFANTKVLQGGMKHWVRDVEPDMPLY
- a CDS encoding pyruvate, water dikinase regulatory protein, which translates into the protein MKRSAFFISDGTGITAETLGQSLLAQFENITFSKFTRPYIDSVDKARAMVQQINLAAEKDGFRPIIFDTIVNQDIREILATSNGFMIDIFSTFLAPLEQELSEHSSYSVGKSHSIGHNSNYMERIEAVNFALDNDDGARTHYYDKADLILVGVSRCGKTPTCLYMAMQFGIRAANYPLTEDDMEHLTLPAALRAHQHKLFGLTIDPDRLTAIRNERKPNSRYSSYAQCEFEVREVENLFRRENIAHINSTHFSVEEISAKILVEKGVERRFK
- a CDS encoding DMT family transporter, with product MAGLITSVMFLIVCLSWGTTWLGIKIAVESVPPLTSAGLRFLIAFPLFLCFAMVRREPILFPRESRWFFVFVTLSYFSVPYYLLNYGEMHVSSGLTALLFSCMPVFILIFSALFLRERIYFSQVVGIGIGFASLYMIIKSQGLHLDHAEFFGVLAILAAAIMHALCYVITKQKGSAISVITYNTLPIGIAGLMLFLAGLWFETPTFEDITLRSWSALFYLGLVASVGGFIVYFMLLKRLSPIILSFVFIIFPVFAVIIGAWYEGVEISKDLMLYSAILLAGFAITKLPVEKLLAKKN
- a CDS encoding PLP-dependent aminotransferase family protein, which encodes MREGLSSGQGVKYKRLSDVMERGILEGLIEPGRKLPPHRVLSDNLGVTIGTISRAYGELERLGLVVARVGDGTFVRKRGMERQRDEGFRNFSEEPRQYFDMSRNMHIPGQETTFLAQSFQTLANNGKFLQDISAYTPDAGLPRYRAAGAQWLTQRDFYPIPEQVICVNGGQHGLLCAMMALLRAGDTVVTEQLTYPGLITAARMLGIRLIGLEMDDEGLLPSAVDEVCRNHRVSALYCTPTIQNPTTAVLSVARREALVKVCREHNLLILEDEAHGVLVEDRPPPLSHFAPERTILISSLSKAVSAGLRVGYVHAPPALVSRISAALRSTCWMATPVTLELATQWIENGTAEYLLHQQINEISRRKALVEGLLAGLEYRTHLNSPHFWIEVPEPWRASEIEAELKQNNYLIATAEAFAVGQTAVPQFIRASICNTSGDDQLLREGFDALATALGQGGGRFHL